One segment of Monomorium pharaonis isolate MP-MQ-018 chromosome 6, ASM1337386v2, whole genome shotgun sequence DNA contains the following:
- the LOC105834144 gene encoding opioid-binding protein/cell adhesion molecule homolog isoform X1, translated as MSLIRIIVSAIYVVAQVFLARPTLVEGRQARNLLLGQTPGHHHESELPRFAEEIQNVTVSVGRDALLACVVDNLRHYKVAWVRVDTQTILSIHQNVITQNQRITLSYNDHRSWYLHIKNVQEVDRGWYMCQVNTDPMKSRQGYVQVVVPPSIITKETSTDMVVREASNVTLTCKATGYPEPYVMWRREDGQNINYNGESVNVVDGEVLHIVKISRLHMGAYLCIASNGVPPSVSKRVSLRVQFPPMLSIPNQLEGAYIGQDVVLECHTEAYPNSINYWTTERGDMIVSGNSVSGDKYEAVATDSGYNRYMILKIRNVGPKDFGSYKCIAQNSLGGTDGVIKLDEIPAPSTTTTTQQPYDVTSAHKNGRNSNKKSLHPNDYEVEEWRNPDHSRDLFPDYGPASMRPPGELPDVQSPGVSHHVPLVLLLSSSLLSLLIPVIRR; from the exons GGCGGCAAGCGAGGAATCTATTACTAGGACAGACACCGGGTCATCATCACG AGTCCGAATTGCCCCGATTTGCCGAGGAAATCCAAAACGTGACAGTAAGTGTGGGACGTGATGCCCTATTGGCTTGCGTGGTGGATAACCTACGACATTATAAG GTGGCATGGGTGCGTGTCGACACACAAACTATACTGTCGATTCATCAGAATGTAATTACTCAGAATCAGCGAATCACGTTATCATACAATGATCACCGTTCATGGTATCTTCATATAAAGAATGTTCAAGAAGTTGATCGTGGATGGTACATGTGTCAGGTGAATACGGATCCAATGAAGAGTCGTCAAGGTTACGTACAAGTTGTAG TACCACCGTCGATTATTACTAAAGAGACTAGTACCGACATGGTGGTCCGCGAAGCTTCCAATGTGACGTTGACATGCAAAGCGACCGGATATCCGGAGCCTTACGTCATGTGGCGACGGGAGGATGGCCagaacataaattataatggcGAGAGTG TGAATGTCGTGGATGGCGAAGTGCTGCATATCGTGAAGATAAGCCGTCTTCACATGGGGGCTTATTTATGCATAGCTTCAAACGGCGTTCCGCCATCGGTGAGCAAACGCGTCTCGCTACGTGTGCAAT TTCCACCCATGCTCTCTATACCAAATCAATTGGAAGGAGCATATATTGGACAAGACGTTGTTCTTGAGTGTCACACAGAAGCTTATccaaattcaataaattactGGACAACCGAACGCGGCGACATGATAGTCTCTG GCAATTCTGTTTCAGGCGACAAGTACGAGGCGGTAGCCACCGACAGTGGTTACAACAGGTACATGATACTAAAAATAAGGAACGTTGGCCCGAAAGATTTTGGTTCGTATAAATGCATTGCACAAAATTCTCTTGGCGGGACGGACGGTGTCATCAAGCTAGATG AAATCCCAGCTCCGTCGACAACAACGACGACACAGCAGCCATACGATGTAACATCAGCGCACAAGAATG GTAGAAACAGTAACAAGAAATCACTACATCCTAACGACTACGAGGTCGAGGAATGGCGAAATCCAG ACCACAGTAGGGATCTCTTTCCAGATTATGGCCCGGCGTCGATGAGGCCACCAGGTGAACTGCCAGACGTCCAGAGCCCGGGCGTGTCCCATCATGTGCCGCTCGTCCTTCTACTCTCTTCGAGCCTCCTGTCATTGCTGATACCGGTTATCCGAAGGTGA
- the LOC105834144 gene encoding neurotrimin isoform X2 has translation MTIITAVFVPWTVWIFVTLVHSSEGRQARNLLLGQTPGHHHESELPRFAEEIQNVTVSVGRDALLACVVDNLRHYKVAWVRVDTQTILSIHQNVITQNQRITLSYNDHRSWYLHIKNVQEVDRGWYMCQVNTDPMKSRQGYVQVVVPPSIITKETSTDMVVREASNVTLTCKATGYPEPYVMWRREDGQNINYNGESVNVVDGEVLHIVKISRLHMGAYLCIASNGVPPSVSKRVSLRVQFPPMLSIPNQLEGAYIGQDVVLECHTEAYPNSINYWTTERGDMIVSGNSVSGDKYEAVATDSGYNRYMILKIRNVGPKDFGSYKCIAQNSLGGTDGVIKLDEIPAPSTTTTTQQPYDVTSAHKNGRNSNKKSLHPNDYEVEEWRNPDHSRDLFPDYGPASMRPPGELPDVQSPGVSHHVPLVLLLSSSLLSLLIPVIRR, from the exons GGCGGCAAGCGAGGAATCTATTACTAGGACAGACACCGGGTCATCATCACG AGTCCGAATTGCCCCGATTTGCCGAGGAAATCCAAAACGTGACAGTAAGTGTGGGACGTGATGCCCTATTGGCTTGCGTGGTGGATAACCTACGACATTATAAG GTGGCATGGGTGCGTGTCGACACACAAACTATACTGTCGATTCATCAGAATGTAATTACTCAGAATCAGCGAATCACGTTATCATACAATGATCACCGTTCATGGTATCTTCATATAAAGAATGTTCAAGAAGTTGATCGTGGATGGTACATGTGTCAGGTGAATACGGATCCAATGAAGAGTCGTCAAGGTTACGTACAAGTTGTAG TACCACCGTCGATTATTACTAAAGAGACTAGTACCGACATGGTGGTCCGCGAAGCTTCCAATGTGACGTTGACATGCAAAGCGACCGGATATCCGGAGCCTTACGTCATGTGGCGACGGGAGGATGGCCagaacataaattataatggcGAGAGTG TGAATGTCGTGGATGGCGAAGTGCTGCATATCGTGAAGATAAGCCGTCTTCACATGGGGGCTTATTTATGCATAGCTTCAAACGGCGTTCCGCCATCGGTGAGCAAACGCGTCTCGCTACGTGTGCAAT TTCCACCCATGCTCTCTATACCAAATCAATTGGAAGGAGCATATATTGGACAAGACGTTGTTCTTGAGTGTCACACAGAAGCTTATccaaattcaataaattactGGACAACCGAACGCGGCGACATGATAGTCTCTG GCAATTCTGTTTCAGGCGACAAGTACGAGGCGGTAGCCACCGACAGTGGTTACAACAGGTACATGATACTAAAAATAAGGAACGTTGGCCCGAAAGATTTTGGTTCGTATAAATGCATTGCACAAAATTCTCTTGGCGGGACGGACGGTGTCATCAAGCTAGATG AAATCCCAGCTCCGTCGACAACAACGACGACACAGCAGCCATACGATGTAACATCAGCGCACAAGAATG GTAGAAACAGTAACAAGAAATCACTACATCCTAACGACTACGAGGTCGAGGAATGGCGAAATCCAG ACCACAGTAGGGATCTCTTTCCAGATTATGGCCCGGCGTCGATGAGGCCACCAGGTGAACTGCCAGACGTCCAGAGCCCGGGCGTGTCCCATCATGTGCCGCTCGTCCTTCTACTCTCTTCGAGCCTCCTGTCATTGCTGATACCGGTTATCCGAAGGTGA
- the LOC105834144 gene encoding lachesin isoform X3, translating to MSLIRIIVSAIYVVAQVFLARPTLVEGRQARNLLLGQTPGHHHESELPRFAEEIQNVTVSVGRDALLACVVDNLRHYKVAWVRVDTQTILSIHQNVITQNQRITLSYNDHRSWYLHIKNVQEVDRGWYMCQVNTDPMKSRQGYVQVVVPPSIITKETSTDMVVREASNVTLTCKATGYPEPYVMWRREDGQNINYNGESVNVVDGEVLHIVKISRLHMGAYLCIASNGVPPSVSKRVSLRVQFPPMLSIPNQLEGAYIGQDVVLECHTEAYPNSINYWTTERGDMIVSGDKYEAVATDSGYNRYMILKIRNVGPKDFGSYKCIAQNSLGGTDGVIKLDEIPAPSTTTTTQQPYDVTSAHKNGRNSNKKSLHPNDYEVEEWRNPDHSRDLFPDYGPASMRPPGELPDVQSPGVSHHVPLVLLLSSSLLSLLIPVIRR from the exons GGCGGCAAGCGAGGAATCTATTACTAGGACAGACACCGGGTCATCATCACG AGTCCGAATTGCCCCGATTTGCCGAGGAAATCCAAAACGTGACAGTAAGTGTGGGACGTGATGCCCTATTGGCTTGCGTGGTGGATAACCTACGACATTATAAG GTGGCATGGGTGCGTGTCGACACACAAACTATACTGTCGATTCATCAGAATGTAATTACTCAGAATCAGCGAATCACGTTATCATACAATGATCACCGTTCATGGTATCTTCATATAAAGAATGTTCAAGAAGTTGATCGTGGATGGTACATGTGTCAGGTGAATACGGATCCAATGAAGAGTCGTCAAGGTTACGTACAAGTTGTAG TACCACCGTCGATTATTACTAAAGAGACTAGTACCGACATGGTGGTCCGCGAAGCTTCCAATGTGACGTTGACATGCAAAGCGACCGGATATCCGGAGCCTTACGTCATGTGGCGACGGGAGGATGGCCagaacataaattataatggcGAGAGTG TGAATGTCGTGGATGGCGAAGTGCTGCATATCGTGAAGATAAGCCGTCTTCACATGGGGGCTTATTTATGCATAGCTTCAAACGGCGTTCCGCCATCGGTGAGCAAACGCGTCTCGCTACGTGTGCAAT TTCCACCCATGCTCTCTATACCAAATCAATTGGAAGGAGCATATATTGGACAAGACGTTGTTCTTGAGTGTCACACAGAAGCTTATccaaattcaataaattactGGACAACCGAACGCGGCGACATGATAGTCTCTG GCGACAAGTACGAGGCGGTAGCCACCGACAGTGGTTACAACAGGTACATGATACTAAAAATAAGGAACGTTGGCCCGAAAGATTTTGGTTCGTATAAATGCATTGCACAAAATTCTCTTGGCGGGACGGACGGTGTCATCAAGCTAGATG AAATCCCAGCTCCGTCGACAACAACGACGACACAGCAGCCATACGATGTAACATCAGCGCACAAGAATG GTAGAAACAGTAACAAGAAATCACTACATCCTAACGACTACGAGGTCGAGGAATGGCGAAATCCAG ACCACAGTAGGGATCTCTTTCCAGATTATGGCCCGGCGTCGATGAGGCCACCAGGTGAACTGCCAGACGTCCAGAGCCCGGGCGTGTCCCATCATGTGCCGCTCGTCCTTCTACTCTCTTCGAGCCTCCTGTCATTGCTGATACCGGTTATCCGAAGGTGA
- the LOC105834144 gene encoding opioid-binding protein/cell adhesion molecule homolog isoform X4: MSLIRIIVSAIYVVAQVFLARPTLVEGRQARNLLLGQTPGHHHESELPRFAEEIQNVTVSVGRDALLACVVDNLRHYKVAWVRVDTQTILSIHQNVITQNQRITLSYNDHRSWYLHIKNVQEVDRGWYMCQVNTDPMKSRQGYVQVVVPPSIITKETSTDMVVREASNVTLTCKATGYPEPYVMWRREDGQNINYNGESVNVVDGEVLHIVKISRLHMGAYLCIASNGVPPSVSKRVSLRVQFPPMLSIPNQLEGAYIGQDVVLECHTEAYPNSINYWTTERGDMIVSGNSVSGDKYEAVATDSGYNRYMILKIRNVGPKDFGSYKCIAQNSLGGTDGVIKLDEIPAPSTTTTTQQPYDVTSAHKNGRNSNKKSLHPNDYEVEEWRNPDYGPASMRPPGELPDVQSPGVSHHVPLVLLLSSSLLSLLIPVIRR; encoded by the exons GGCGGCAAGCGAGGAATCTATTACTAGGACAGACACCGGGTCATCATCACG AGTCCGAATTGCCCCGATTTGCCGAGGAAATCCAAAACGTGACAGTAAGTGTGGGACGTGATGCCCTATTGGCTTGCGTGGTGGATAACCTACGACATTATAAG GTGGCATGGGTGCGTGTCGACACACAAACTATACTGTCGATTCATCAGAATGTAATTACTCAGAATCAGCGAATCACGTTATCATACAATGATCACCGTTCATGGTATCTTCATATAAAGAATGTTCAAGAAGTTGATCGTGGATGGTACATGTGTCAGGTGAATACGGATCCAATGAAGAGTCGTCAAGGTTACGTACAAGTTGTAG TACCACCGTCGATTATTACTAAAGAGACTAGTACCGACATGGTGGTCCGCGAAGCTTCCAATGTGACGTTGACATGCAAAGCGACCGGATATCCGGAGCCTTACGTCATGTGGCGACGGGAGGATGGCCagaacataaattataatggcGAGAGTG TGAATGTCGTGGATGGCGAAGTGCTGCATATCGTGAAGATAAGCCGTCTTCACATGGGGGCTTATTTATGCATAGCTTCAAACGGCGTTCCGCCATCGGTGAGCAAACGCGTCTCGCTACGTGTGCAAT TTCCACCCATGCTCTCTATACCAAATCAATTGGAAGGAGCATATATTGGACAAGACGTTGTTCTTGAGTGTCACACAGAAGCTTATccaaattcaataaattactGGACAACCGAACGCGGCGACATGATAGTCTCTG GCAATTCTGTTTCAGGCGACAAGTACGAGGCGGTAGCCACCGACAGTGGTTACAACAGGTACATGATACTAAAAATAAGGAACGTTGGCCCGAAAGATTTTGGTTCGTATAAATGCATTGCACAAAATTCTCTTGGCGGGACGGACGGTGTCATCAAGCTAGATG AAATCCCAGCTCCGTCGACAACAACGACGACACAGCAGCCATACGATGTAACATCAGCGCACAAGAATG GTAGAAACAGTAACAAGAAATCACTACATCCTAACGACTACGAGGTCGAGGAATGGCGAAATCCAG ATTATGGCCCGGCGTCGATGAGGCCACCAGGTGAACTGCCAGACGTCCAGAGCCCGGGCGTGTCCCATCATGTGCCGCTCGTCCTTCTACTCTCTTCGAGCCTCCTGTCATTGCTGATACCGGTTATCCGAAGGTGA
- the LOC105834144 gene encoding opioid-binding protein/cell adhesion molecule homolog isoform X5, producing MSLIRIIVSAIYVVAQVFLARPTLVEGRQARNLLLGQTPGHHHESELPRFAEEIQNVTVSVGRDALLACVVDNLRHYKVAWVRVDTQTILSIHQNVITQNQRITLSYNDHRSWYLHIKNVQEVDRGWYMCQVNTDPMKSRQGYVQVVVPPSIITKETSTDMVVREASNVTLTCKATGYPEPYVMWRREDGQNINYNGESVNVVDGEVLHIVKISRLHMGAYLCIASNGVPPSVSKRVSLRVQFPPMLSIPNQLEGAYIGQDVVLECHTEAYPNSINYWTTERGDMIVSGNSVSGDKYEAVATDSGYNRYMILKIRNVGPKDFGSYKCIAQNSLGGTDGVIKLDEIPAPSTTTTTQQPYDVTSAHKNDYGPASMRPPGELPDVQSPGVSHHVPLVLLLSSSLLSLLIPVIRR from the exons GGCGGCAAGCGAGGAATCTATTACTAGGACAGACACCGGGTCATCATCACG AGTCCGAATTGCCCCGATTTGCCGAGGAAATCCAAAACGTGACAGTAAGTGTGGGACGTGATGCCCTATTGGCTTGCGTGGTGGATAACCTACGACATTATAAG GTGGCATGGGTGCGTGTCGACACACAAACTATACTGTCGATTCATCAGAATGTAATTACTCAGAATCAGCGAATCACGTTATCATACAATGATCACCGTTCATGGTATCTTCATATAAAGAATGTTCAAGAAGTTGATCGTGGATGGTACATGTGTCAGGTGAATACGGATCCAATGAAGAGTCGTCAAGGTTACGTACAAGTTGTAG TACCACCGTCGATTATTACTAAAGAGACTAGTACCGACATGGTGGTCCGCGAAGCTTCCAATGTGACGTTGACATGCAAAGCGACCGGATATCCGGAGCCTTACGTCATGTGGCGACGGGAGGATGGCCagaacataaattataatggcGAGAGTG TGAATGTCGTGGATGGCGAAGTGCTGCATATCGTGAAGATAAGCCGTCTTCACATGGGGGCTTATTTATGCATAGCTTCAAACGGCGTTCCGCCATCGGTGAGCAAACGCGTCTCGCTACGTGTGCAAT TTCCACCCATGCTCTCTATACCAAATCAATTGGAAGGAGCATATATTGGACAAGACGTTGTTCTTGAGTGTCACACAGAAGCTTATccaaattcaataaattactGGACAACCGAACGCGGCGACATGATAGTCTCTG GCAATTCTGTTTCAGGCGACAAGTACGAGGCGGTAGCCACCGACAGTGGTTACAACAGGTACATGATACTAAAAATAAGGAACGTTGGCCCGAAAGATTTTGGTTCGTATAAATGCATTGCACAAAATTCTCTTGGCGGGACGGACGGTGTCATCAAGCTAGATG AAATCCCAGCTCCGTCGACAACAACGACGACACAGCAGCCATACGATGTAACATCAGCGCACAAGAATG ATTATGGCCCGGCGTCGATGAGGCCACCAGGTGAACTGCCAGACGTCCAGAGCCCGGGCGTGTCCCATCATGTGCCGCTCGTCCTTCTACTCTCTTCGAGCCTCCTGTCATTGCTGATACCGGTTATCCGAAGGTGA
- the LOC105834144 gene encoding opioid-binding protein/cell adhesion molecule homolog isoform X6 encodes MSLIRIIVSAIYVVAQVFLARPTLVEGRQARNLLLGQTPGHHHESELPRFAEEIQNVTVSVGRDALLACVVDNLRHYKVAWVRVDTQTILSIHQNVITQNQRITLSYNDHRSWYLHIKNVQEVDRGWYMCQVNTDPMKSRQGYVQVVVPPSIITKETSTDMVVREASNVTLTCKATGYPEPYVMWRREDGQNINYNGESVNVVDGEVLHIVKISRLHMGAYLCIASNGVPPSVSKRVSLRVQFPPMLSIPNQLEGAYIGQDVVLECHTEAYPNSINYWTTERGDMIVSGNSVSGDKYEAVATDSGYNRYMILKIRNVGPKDFGSYKCIAQNSLGGTDGVIKLDEIPAPSTTTTTQQPYDVTSAHKNGRNSNKKSLHPNDYEVEEWRNPGQ; translated from the exons GGCGGCAAGCGAGGAATCTATTACTAGGACAGACACCGGGTCATCATCACG AGTCCGAATTGCCCCGATTTGCCGAGGAAATCCAAAACGTGACAGTAAGTGTGGGACGTGATGCCCTATTGGCTTGCGTGGTGGATAACCTACGACATTATAAG GTGGCATGGGTGCGTGTCGACACACAAACTATACTGTCGATTCATCAGAATGTAATTACTCAGAATCAGCGAATCACGTTATCATACAATGATCACCGTTCATGGTATCTTCATATAAAGAATGTTCAAGAAGTTGATCGTGGATGGTACATGTGTCAGGTGAATACGGATCCAATGAAGAGTCGTCAAGGTTACGTACAAGTTGTAG TACCACCGTCGATTATTACTAAAGAGACTAGTACCGACATGGTGGTCCGCGAAGCTTCCAATGTGACGTTGACATGCAAAGCGACCGGATATCCGGAGCCTTACGTCATGTGGCGACGGGAGGATGGCCagaacataaattataatggcGAGAGTG TGAATGTCGTGGATGGCGAAGTGCTGCATATCGTGAAGATAAGCCGTCTTCACATGGGGGCTTATTTATGCATAGCTTCAAACGGCGTTCCGCCATCGGTGAGCAAACGCGTCTCGCTACGTGTGCAAT TTCCACCCATGCTCTCTATACCAAATCAATTGGAAGGAGCATATATTGGACAAGACGTTGTTCTTGAGTGTCACACAGAAGCTTATccaaattcaataaattactGGACAACCGAACGCGGCGACATGATAGTCTCTG GCAATTCTGTTTCAGGCGACAAGTACGAGGCGGTAGCCACCGACAGTGGTTACAACAGGTACATGATACTAAAAATAAGGAACGTTGGCCCGAAAGATTTTGGTTCGTATAAATGCATTGCACAAAATTCTCTTGGCGGGACGGACGGTGTCATCAAGCTAGATG AAATCCCAGCTCCGTCGACAACAACGACGACACAGCAGCCATACGATGTAACATCAGCGCACAAGAATG GTAGAAACAGTAACAAGAAATCACTACATCCTAACGACTACGAGGTCGAGGAATGGCGAAATCCAGGTCagtaa